A DNA window from Halomicrobium mukohataei DSM 12286 contains the following coding sequences:
- a CDS encoding DUF2070 family protein has product MTATQGNLAGLSRFIFRAPRWYTSVTFALVLAAVTGIAAFDSRFVLDDAWQGVFFVGIPTVLASVGTAYVDNALGGQLTPNRASLLALFCELIVIAFVVGAGVVSVLTAFDQEFVLDSLLVSLAAIFAFRLLVVIAVSRSSLPVAAIAASIQPAAAAALLAVYTGTTSALLDDPTLRRFLSRPDQAPPELQFLQPVDFGVLALMCVLYAGAVWLFLVLLDRPWRSSLGVSVLDFIQGFIGHIAEGSRELEDFFEELGEEALVPVTVLSVRRPDGEEKARFVLPMIHPGPMGEIGGGNLPKRVATEADGLAFPPHATAGHDFNLVTEREVDSILSAARSAYRELEFTDRATASRRVEEGDASLLGQAIGDDAVIVSTFAPGFADDVEYAVGLSAAAEARAGSLDEILLVDAHNSNDGLEGEDLGHVVPGSERSFDMIDGAGKLGAELAAADRGQLRCGVAWDETPWEPQEGIGPLGIRVAVFEVEGTRTAYVLIDGNNMEPGLRGDILAALDGIDDAEVMTTDTHIVNTVEAENQVGSSIPDDELIALIAELTEQAIDDIEPVEAGMASEKATVTVFGNDRTETLASTANAVVSLGGALAVTFILTVLTVSIGIFLVTGG; this is encoded by the coding sequence ATGACAGCGACGCAAGGGAACCTCGCGGGGCTCTCGCGCTTTATCTTTCGGGCCCCTCGCTGGTACACGAGCGTGACGTTCGCGCTGGTGCTGGCGGCCGTCACTGGCATCGCCGCCTTCGACTCGCGGTTCGTCCTCGACGACGCCTGGCAGGGCGTGTTCTTCGTGGGGATTCCGACCGTCCTCGCGAGTGTCGGCACGGCCTACGTCGACAACGCCCTGGGCGGGCAGCTGACGCCCAACCGCGCGTCGCTGCTGGCGCTGTTTTGCGAGCTGATCGTCATCGCCTTCGTCGTCGGTGCCGGCGTCGTCTCGGTGCTGACGGCCTTCGACCAGGAGTTCGTCCTCGATTCGCTGCTGGTGAGTCTCGCCGCGATCTTCGCGTTCCGTCTGCTGGTCGTGATCGCCGTCTCCCGGAGTTCGCTCCCGGTCGCAGCGATCGCTGCGAGCATCCAGCCGGCCGCGGCGGCCGCGCTACTTGCGGTATACACGGGCACGACTTCGGCGCTGCTGGACGATCCGACGCTCCGGCGGTTCCTCTCGCGACCGGATCAGGCCCCGCCGGAGCTACAGTTCCTCCAGCCGGTCGACTTCGGCGTGCTGGCGCTGATGTGCGTGCTGTACGCCGGTGCAGTGTGGCTCTTTCTCGTGTTGCTGGATCGCCCGTGGCGCTCCAGTCTGGGCGTCTCGGTGCTCGATTTCATCCAGGGCTTCATCGGGCACATCGCCGAGGGGAGCCGCGAACTGGAGGACTTCTTCGAGGAACTCGGCGAGGAAGCGCTCGTTCCGGTGACAGTGCTGTCGGTTCGCCGCCCGGACGGCGAGGAGAAAGCCCGCTTCGTCCTCCCGATGATCCACCCGGGTCCGATGGGCGAGATCGGTGGCGGAAACCTCCCCAAACGAGTCGCTACCGAGGCCGACGGACTCGCCTTCCCGCCCCACGCCACGGCTGGCCACGACTTCAACCTCGTCACCGAACGCGAGGTCGACTCGATCCTCTCGGCGGCGCGGTCGGCCTATCGAGAGCTCGAATTCACCGACCGGGCGACGGCGAGCCGCCGGGTGGAGGAGGGGGACGCGTCGCTGCTGGGACAGGCCATCGGCGACGACGCCGTGATCGTCTCGACGTTCGCGCCGGGGTTCGCCGACGACGTGGAGTACGCCGTCGGCCTCTCGGCGGCTGCCGAAGCCCGTGCGGGCTCGCTGGACGAGATCCTGCTGGTCGACGCCCACAACAGCAACGACGGTCTGGAAGGCGAGGACCTGGGCCACGTCGTCCCCGGCAGCGAGCGCTCCTTCGACATGATCGACGGAGCCGGGAAGCTCGGCGCGGAACTGGCCGCCGCCGACCGGGGCCAGCTACGCTGTGGAGTCGCCTGGGACGAGACGCCCTGGGAACCCCAGGAGGGGATCGGCCCGCTGGGGATCCGCGTCGCCGTGTTCGAGGTCGAGGGAACCAGAACCGCCTACGTCCTGATCGACGGCAACAACATGGAACCGGGGCTGCGAGGCGACATTCTCGCCGCGCTCGACGGCATCGACGACGCCGAGGTGATGACGACCGACACCCACATCGTCAACACCGTCGAGGCGGAGAACCAGGTCGGCAGCTCGATTCCCGACGACGAGCTGATCGCGCTGATCGCCGAGCTGACCGAGCAGGCGATCGACGACATCGAACCCGTCGAGGCGGGGATGGCCAGCGAGAAAGCGACCGTCACCGTCTTCGGGAACGACCGGACCGAGACGCTCGCCTCGACGGCCAACGCCGTCGTCTCGCTGGGCGGCGCGCTCGCGGTGACGTTCATCCTCACCGTCTTGACGGTCAGTATCGGGATCTTCCTCGTGACCGGCGGGTAG
- a CDS encoding M3 family oligoendopeptidase produces the protein MSLPDHADRDEQYTWETGQIFATPAEWDRYRAELQADLDAADPPAAPIESTAAARELVDTVADWYQRIQRLELYATLRDCITDDPAASDRGGTARSLSTRVETAVGEHLDRLHSTDAVTLDRIEEALGERRRYFASLRARAARRRSPAVEAVVEQFAEQCSSADRIVRAVKNDDFDAPTVETPDGDERTVTLGRYATELAASDRDYRRRVYESSLDGLATFEGTLATAYDEKLTAASTSADAVGIDSIRERQLTNRSYPEGGIEFQFPTALHDRLIDAVGDATGPRERARERRARRLGIDAVRPWDTQVSVADAPEPEIEYEAAVGHVVDAVAPLGEAYQERARRFFAQRRVDVYECADKRSDIPAFCPSSAEDGAFVLLNFQRDVRTVFHLCHELGHALHVEHHREGPAMYATGPRPISEVPSVLHEVLLTEHLAQQNGPLAAHARERLLQSLEMLLYEQAANAAFKRRLAATVDGGERLTADRIADAYRETLARFDPALEPCDRTRFEWLTGALFRDAFHHYQYVLGAVGALHVRESLRDGRLDPATYREFLRSTGRDDPVSLFERLGVDLTTSAPYERAAQAFEGYLDRWT, from the coding sequence ATGTCACTACCCGACCACGCAGACAGAGACGAACAGTACACCTGGGAGACCGGTCAGATCTTCGCGACGCCCGCAGAATGGGATCGGTACCGAGCGGAGCTGCAGGCCGACCTCGACGCGGCCGATCCACCCGCCGCCCCGATCGAATCGACGGCCGCGGCGCGCGAGCTCGTCGACACGGTCGCCGACTGGTACCAACGCATCCAGCGACTCGAACTGTACGCGACGCTCCGGGACTGCATCACGGACGACCCGGCGGCGAGCGATCGAGGCGGGACCGCACGCAGCCTCTCGACGCGAGTCGAGACGGCCGTCGGCGAGCACCTCGACCGGCTGCACAGCACAGACGCCGTGACGCTCGATCGGATCGAAGAGGCACTCGGAGAGCGACGGCGCTACTTCGCATCGCTCCGTGCGCGGGCCGCTCGCCGTCGATCGCCGGCGGTCGAGGCCGTCGTCGAGCAGTTCGCCGAACAGTGTTCCAGCGCCGACCGGATCGTCCGGGCCGTCAAGAACGACGACTTCGACGCCCCGACCGTCGAGACGCCCGACGGCGACGAGCGAACCGTCACGCTGGGCCGGTACGCGACCGAGCTCGCCGCTTCCGACCGCGACTATCGGCGGCGAGTGTACGAGTCCTCGCTGGATGGGCTCGCCACGTTCGAGGGGACGCTGGCGACGGCCTACGACGAGAAGCTCACGGCCGCCAGCACGTCCGCCGACGCCGTCGGCATCGACTCGATCCGGGAGCGACAGTTGACGAATCGCTCGTACCCGGAGGGCGGTATCGAGTTTCAGTTCCCGACGGCGCTGCACGACCGGCTGATCGACGCCGTCGGCGACGCGACGGGGCCCCGAGAGCGCGCTCGCGAGCGCCGCGCCCGACGGCTGGGGATCGACGCCGTTCGACCGTGGGACACCCAGGTCTCAGTCGCCGACGCCCCCGAACCCGAGATCGAGTACGAGGCCGCCGTCGGACACGTCGTCGACGCCGTCGCACCCCTCGGCGAGGCGTACCAGGAGCGCGCCCGCCGGTTCTTCGCGCAACGGCGCGTCGACGTGTACGAGTGTGCGGACAAACGCAGCGACATCCCCGCGTTCTGCCCCTCCTCGGCCGAAGACGGTGCCTTCGTGCTCCTGAACTTCCAGCGGGACGTGCGAACGGTGTTTCACCTCTGTCACGAACTCGGCCACGCGCTCCACGTCGAGCACCACCGTGAGGGGCCCGCGATGTACGCTACCGGCCCGCGCCCGATCTCGGAGGTGCCGAGCGTCCTCCACGAGGTGTTGCTGACCGAGCACCTCGCCCAGCAGAACGGACCACTGGCCGCCCACGCCCGCGAGCGACTGCTGCAGTCACTCGAAATGCTGCTGTACGAGCAGGCCGCGAACGCGGCGTTCAAGCGTCGCCTCGCCGCGACCGTCGACGGCGGGGAGCGCCTCACCGCCGACCGGATCGCCGACGCCTACCGCGAGACACTGGCGCGGTTCGACCCCGCGCTCGAACCGTGTGACCGGACACGGTTCGAGTGGCTCACCGGGGCGCTGTTCCGCGACGCCTTCCACCACTACCAGTACGTTCTGGGTGCCGTCGGCGCGCTCCACGTCCGCGAGTCGCTCCGAGACGGACGCCTCGATCCCGCGACCTACCGAGAGTTCCTCCGCTCGACGGGACGAGACGACCCCGTGTCGCTGTTCGAACGACTGGGCGTGGATCTGACGACGAGTGCGCCCTACGAGCGGGCGGCGCAGGCGTTCGAGGGATATCTGGATCGCTGGACGTAG
- a CDS encoding AAA family ATPase encodes MNVTEASDVCSRVLDEIGSAVIGERAFFETVLLGVVGRGHVLLEDVPGTGKTLTAQTMAQTLGLSFSRIQFTPDLLPADITGTHVFDERERSFEFNEGPIFANVVLADEINRAPPKTQSALLEAMEEGQVTVDGDTYELPRPFFVIATQNPVEMEGTFELPEAQVDRFLAKTSIGYPDEDGEFELLQRRAGRVEQSPSVETVLSPEDVDELRALPESITVEDDVLRYVSNVARATREHRHVDVGVSPRGTQRLFEAVRARALIRGREFVTPDDVKAVAQPVLAHRVVLTPEARVENVAEAAVVESVLDDVPVPTVARQ; translated from the coding sequence ATGAACGTGACAGAAGCCAGCGACGTGTGTTCGCGGGTGTTAGACGAGATCGGATCGGCGGTGATCGGCGAGCGAGCGTTCTTCGAGACCGTCCTGCTGGGGGTCGTCGGCCGCGGTCACGTGCTGCTGGAGGACGTACCCGGCACCGGCAAGACGCTGACGGCACAGACGATGGCCCAGACGCTTGGCCTCTCCTTCTCGCGGATCCAGTTCACTCCCGACCTGCTGCCGGCAGACATCACCGGGACCCACGTCTTCGACGAGCGCGAGCGGAGCTTCGAGTTCAACGAGGGGCCGATCTTCGCCAACGTCGTCCTGGCCGACGAGATCAACCGCGCACCGCCAAAGACCCAGTCGGCGCTGCTGGAGGCCATGGAGGAAGGTCAGGTCACCGTCGACGGCGACACCTACGAGCTGCCACGGCCCTTCTTCGTCATCGCGACCCAGAACCCGGTCGAGATGGAGGGCACCTTCGAGCTGCCCGAGGCGCAGGTCGATCGCTTCCTCGCGAAGACCTCGATCGGCTATCCCGACGAGGACGGCGAGTTCGAGTTGCTCCAGCGTCGGGCCGGCCGCGTCGAGCAGAGCCCCTCCGTCGAGACGGTGCTGTCGCCCGAGGACGTCGACGAACTGCGAGCGCTGCCCGAGTCGATCACCGTCGAGGACGACGTGTTGCGCTACGTCTCCAACGTCGCACGGGCGACGCGAGAGCACCGCCACGTGGACGTAGGCGTCTCGCCCCGTGGCACCCAGCGACTCTTCGAGGCGGTCCGCGCCCGAGCGCTGATCCGCGGTCGGGAGTTCGTGACGCCCGACGACGTGAAGGCCGTCGCACAGCCGGTGCTGGCCCATCGAGTCGTGCTGACGCCGGAGGCCCGCGTCGAGAACGTCGCCGAGGCGGCCGTCGTCGAGAGCGTGCTGGACGACGTGCCCGTGCCGACCGTGGCTCGCCAGTAG
- a CDS encoding DUF7519 family protein gives MSTRTTDADAESIDARPGTASVAVAVAAALVTVLVSATTPLAGAVGLCGLVVVPIGVRRGSRVLHRIGSAGLFGAVLLAGVAGSSPVPMLVAAGAAVVAWDAGEHGIGLGRQLGHAAVSTRAQLAHVGVTVAVASVVAVVGYVVYDAASTGQPTTAIVLLLGAALLFTYALDR, from the coding sequence ATGAGCACGCGCACCACCGACGCCGACGCGGAGTCCATCGACGCGCGACCCGGTACGGCCTCGGTCGCGGTCGCGGTCGCCGCCGCGCTCGTGACCGTGCTGGTCAGCGCGACGACGCCCCTCGCCGGTGCCGTCGGGCTGTGCGGCCTCGTCGTGGTCCCGATCGGCGTGCGTCGGGGCTCGCGAGTGCTCCACCGGATCGGCTCCGCGGGGCTGTTCGGGGCCGTCCTGCTGGCCGGCGTCGCGGGGAGTTCGCCCGTCCCGATGCTGGTCGCTGCGGGGGCGGCGGTCGTCGCGTGGGACGCGGGCGAGCACGGTATCGGCCTCGGTCGGCAACTCGGACACGCGGCGGTCTCGACGCGTGCCCAGCTCGCACACGTGGGCGTGACGGTCGCGGTCGCTTCCGTGGTCGCGGTCGTGGGCTACGTCGTCTACGACGCCGCGAGCACCGGACAGCCCACGACCGCGATCGTCCTGTTGCTCGGCGCGGCACTGCTGTTTACCTACGCGCTCGACCGGTGA
- a CDS encoding DUF58 domain-containing protein produces the protein MSFSSIPAAATRSADVTDEAAEFEIEPGTVVDRRTRRWYAVTVFALLALGAGVLTRESGLLLTSAFGIAFAGYGQVTSPPPVEVSVERSISDDAPDTDDTVAVTVTVRNESDRTMPDLRLVDGVPPKMTVAEGSPRLATALRPGEETTFAYSLRARRGRHEFEPTTILTRDASGATERRGTVDAPDTVDCEASLPSQSVSFPLRSQTTRHTGRFPADTGGPGVEFYATREYRPGDPLNRVDWNRTARTGDLTTVQYRVERSVSVVLVVDARQAAYAAPAPQARTALDAAVDAAGHAYVSLTDAGHDVGLTALSPTECWLSPGNGDEHRVRAREFLSTEPALSPSGPDAETSLYAAVQRIRRRAPTDAQIVVFSPLTDDRVAGSAIRLDANGHRTTVISPDPTADDSVGHRLAGVRRSLRIADLRQRNIPVVDWDGTEPFPHALARWDGGSR, from the coding sequence ATGTCGTTCAGCTCGATTCCGGCGGCGGCCACGCGCTCTGCCGACGTGACCGACGAAGCGGCCGAGTTCGAGATCGAGCCGGGCACGGTCGTCGACCGCCGGACGAGGCGGTGGTACGCCGTCACCGTCTTCGCGCTCCTGGCGCTCGGAGCGGGGGTCCTGACCCGCGAGTCCGGCCTCCTGCTGACCAGTGCCTTCGGGATCGCCTTCGCGGGCTACGGGCAGGTCACCTCGCCGCCGCCGGTCGAGGTGAGCGTCGAGCGCTCGATCAGCGACGACGCTCCCGACACCGACGACACCGTCGCGGTGACCGTGACGGTGCGCAACGAGAGCGACCGGACGATGCCGGACCTGCGGCTCGTCGACGGCGTCCCGCCGAAGATGACCGTGGCCGAGGGGTCACCCCGCCTGGCGACCGCGCTCCGACCGGGCGAGGAGACGACGTTCGCCTACTCGCTGCGGGCTCGGCGGGGTCGCCACGAGTTCGAGCCGACGACGATCCTCACTCGGGACGCGTCCGGAGCCACGGAGCGACGCGGCACGGTCGACGCGCCAGACACCGTCGACTGCGAGGCGTCGCTGCCGAGCCAGAGCGTCTCCTTTCCGCTGCGGTCACAGACCACCCGTCACACGGGACGGTTCCCGGCGGACACCGGCGGGCCCGGCGTGGAGTTCTACGCGACCCGCGAGTACCGGCCGGGCGACCCGCTGAACCGGGTCGACTGGAACCGCACCGCCCGGACTGGTGACCTCACCACCGTCCAGTACCGGGTCGAACGCAGCGTCTCGGTCGTGCTGGTGGTCGACGCCCGACAGGCAGCGTACGCCGCCCCAGCGCCACAGGCCCGGACGGCGCTCGACGCGGCCGTCGACGCGGCGGGTCACGCCTACGTCTCGCTGACCGACGCGGGCCACGACGTGGGGCTGACGGCGCTGTCGCCGACGGAGTGTTGGCTCTCGCCGGGCAACGGGGACGAACACCGCGTTCGAGCACGCGAGTTCCTCTCGACGGAGCCGGCGCTCTCTCCGTCTGGGCCCGACGCGGAGACCTCCCTCTACGCCGCGGTCCAGCGGATCAGGCGTCGCGCGCCGACGGACGCCCAGATCGTCGTGTTCTCGCCGCTGACCGACGATCGCGTGGCCGGCTCTGCGATCCGACTCGACGCCAACGGCCACCGGACGACGGTGATCTCGCCGGACCCGACGGCCGACGACTCCGTCGGTCACCGACTGGCCGGAGTCAGGCGGTCGCTGCGCATCGCCGACCTCCGGCAGCGCAACATCCCGGTCGTCGACTGGGACGGGACGGAACCGTTCCCGCACGCGCTCGCCCGCTGGGACGGGGGGTCGCGATGA
- a CDS encoding DUF7269 family protein: MNRRRLLLAGATGAAVVGLVLAFAPDAVAVVSLPPLLPTVLAGLAVLAGLYRAYQWFGRDPDAGSLPEPERGRPAAVPGDEFDAVLSQAPSFGVSGGDQRALAVRSDLEDAALSVLTQYRGLSETEARRRLEAGTWTDDELAAEFFASASGAGSSLRESVTGTFWGSGPFPRRAGRVAAELDRIVEDGGEA, from the coding sequence ATGAACCGCCGCAGGCTCCTGTTGGCAGGCGCGACGGGTGCCGCCGTCGTCGGCCTCGTGCTCGCGTTCGCTCCCGACGCCGTCGCCGTCGTTTCGCTGCCGCCGTTGCTCCCGACGGTGCTCGCTGGCCTCGCGGTCCTCGCGGGCCTGTATCGCGCCTACCAGTGGTTCGGGCGGGACCCAGACGCCGGCTCGCTCCCCGAGCCGGAGCGTGGCCGGCCGGCCGCCGTGCCGGGCGACGAGTTCGACGCCGTACTCTCGCAGGCCCCCTCGTTCGGCGTCTCCGGTGGAGACCAGCGGGCGCTCGCGGTCCGGAGCGACCTCGAAGACGCGGCGCTGTCGGTGCTGACACAGTACCGTGGGCTCTCCGAGACGGAAGCGCGCCGCCGCCTCGAAGCGGGCACCTGGACCGACGACGAGCTTGCGGCGGAGTTCTTCGCGTCCGCCAGCGGTGCCGGCTCGTCGCTGCGCGAGTCCGTCACCGGCACGTTCTGGGGGTCGGGGCCGTTCCCGCGACGTGCCGGCCGCGTGGCCGCAGAGCTCGACCGCATCGTCGAGGACGGTGGTGAGGCCTGA
- a CDS encoding DUF4129 domain-containing protein: MTIDRIGPALVVVLGVLAISAAAAGLDSPETATAVGTGESEGAGAGSSDGTGYTAEQMADTAAPNASSPFGNWVGPALQLLLVGGTAAYLAWVGYRLWREGASAVPELLKHAVTTVVPAGVAWLVLFGSQLFTLSWGEPDTERSTSGSPEHLEGGGSASAVATDAVSDALPLVALVIGAVVLVAGLVVLASRLTPDGDASTGTVADAPGPSREPDTVADSRASGRFEDADAEATNAVYRAWRELASEVEDADRRTQTPAEIAARARVAGFDRDAVATLTDRFREVRYGQRPPTSERETSARSALDRLRSEGDR, from the coding sequence ATGACTATCGACCGCATCGGACCGGCGCTCGTCGTCGTGTTGGGGGTCCTCGCGATCTCCGCCGCCGCGGCGGGGCTCGACAGTCCAGAGACCGCCACGGCGGTCGGGACTGGCGAGAGTGAGGGCGCGGGAGCGGGTTCGTCGGACGGTACCGGCTACACCGCCGAGCAGATGGCCGATACGGCCGCCCCGAACGCCTCGTCTCCGTTCGGCAACTGGGTCGGCCCCGCGTTGCAACTCCTGCTCGTCGGTGGCACCGCCGCGTACCTGGCGTGGGTCGGGTATCGACTGTGGCGAGAGGGTGCCAGCGCGGTGCCCGAACTGCTCAAACACGCCGTCACCACCGTCGTCCCCGCAGGTGTCGCCTGGCTCGTGCTGTTTGGCTCCCAGCTGTTCACGCTCTCCTGGGGCGAGCCCGACACCGAGCGCTCGACCTCGGGATCGCCAGAGCACCTCGAAGGCGGCGGCTCCGCCAGCGCCGTCGCCACAGACGCGGTGTCCGACGCGCTCCCGCTGGTCGCGCTCGTGATCGGCGCGGTCGTCCTCGTGGCCGGCCTCGTCGTGCTCGCGTCGCGGCTGACGCCAGACGGCGACGCGTCGACGGGAACTGTCGCCGACGCTCCCGGGCCGTCCCGCGAGCCGGACACCGTCGCGGACTCACGCGCGAGCGGCCGGTTCGAAGACGCCGACGCCGAGGCGACCAACGCGGTCTATCGGGCCTGGCGGGAGCTTGCGAGCGAGGTCGAGGACGCCGACCGCCGGACCCAGACGCCCGCGGAGATCGCCGCTCGTGCGCGGGTGGCGGGCTTCGACCGAGACGCCGTGGCGACGCTGACCGACCGCTTCCGCGAGGTCCGGTACGGCCAGCGCCCGCCGACCAGCGAGCGCGAGACGAGCGCGCGGTCCGCGCTGGATCGGCTGCGCTCGGAGGGCGACCGATGA
- a CDS encoding hydantoinase B/oxoprolinase family protein codes for MTDDAVDAVDAVELEILRNQLESVAEEMGEVLIRGAYSPNITERRDCSTALFDADGRLVAQAEHIPVHLGAMPRAVDAIRDRDPRPGDVFALNDPFAGGTHLPDVTFVSPIGAGAGGRSRSGDRPTGDDDIVAYAVSRAHHADVGGMAPGSMPAGAREIQQEGLRVPPVRIVADGTVVDDVLELVLANVRNPAQRRADVQAQLAANERGARRIGELLDDHGEGLLAAFDAVVDYSRARMERELSALEPGTYEAAGTIEGDGVTDTAVPIEATVTVADGAVTVDFEGTAPQVAGNVNAPLAVAESAVYYVIRCITDPEIPPNQGCYDPVTVEAPEGSLLNPTPPAAVVGGNVETSQRITEVVFDALAEAAPDRVPAESQGTMNNLVVGGPDFTYYETIGGGAGATPNRDGASGVQVGMTNTRNTPVEALEAAYPLRVAEYSLRSDTGGSGRHRGGDGLVREIVVETDATVSLLTDRRQTPPAGRAGGTDGTVGENFVDGEAVASKHTRAVEAGTTVRVETPGGGGYGDPDGA; via the coding sequence GTGACCGACGACGCCGTCGACGCCGTCGACGCGGTCGAACTGGAGATCCTCCGGAACCAACTGGAGAGCGTCGCAGAGGAGATGGGCGAGGTGCTGATTCGGGGTGCCTACTCGCCCAACATCACCGAGCGTCGGGACTGCTCGACCGCGCTGTTCGACGCCGACGGGCGGCTGGTCGCACAGGCCGAACACATCCCGGTCCACCTCGGGGCGATGCCCCGTGCCGTCGACGCGATCCGGGACCGGGATCCACGGCCCGGCGACGTGTTCGCGCTCAACGACCCCTTCGCCGGTGGCACCCACCTCCCGGACGTGACCTTCGTCTCGCCGATCGGGGCGGGAGCTGGTGGTCGGTCCCGGTCCGGCGACCGACCTACCGGAGACGACGATATCGTGGCGTACGCCGTCTCGCGGGCACATCACGCCGACGTGGGCGGGATGGCTCCCGGCAGCATGCCCGCCGGGGCACGCGAGATCCAGCAGGAGGGGCTGCGCGTGCCGCCGGTCCGGATCGTCGCCGACGGAACGGTGGTCGACGACGTGTTAGAGCTGGTGCTGGCGAACGTCCGCAACCCGGCCCAGCGCCGGGCCGACGTACAGGCCCAACTGGCCGCCAACGAGCGCGGTGCCCGCCGGATCGGAGAGCTGCTCGACGACCACGGTGAGGGGCTGCTCGCGGCCTTCGACGCCGTCGTCGACTACTCGCGAGCGCGGATGGAGCGAGAGCTGTCGGCCCTCGAACCGGGCACCTACGAGGCCGCCGGGACGATCGAGGGCGACGGCGTGACCGACACGGCGGTACCGATCGAGGCGACCGTGACCGTCGCGGACGGCGCGGTGACGGTCGACTTCGAGGGGACCGCCCCGCAGGTCGCGGGCAACGTGAACGCGCCGCTCGCCGTCGCCGAGAGCGCCGTCTACTACGTCATACGATGTATCACGGACCCGGAGATCCCACCGAACCAGGGCTGTTACGATCCCGTCACGGTCGAAGCTCCCGAGGGATCGCTGCTGAATCCGACGCCGCCCGCAGCGGTCGTCGGCGGCAACGTCGAGACGAGCCAGCGGATCACCGAGGTCGTCTTCGACGCGCTCGCCGAGGCCGCACCCGACCGCGTCCCGGCCGAGAGCCAGGGGACGATGAACAATCTCGTCGTCGGGGGACCGGACTTCACCTACTACGAGACCATCGGCGGCGGCGCGGGCGCGACGCCGAACCGGGACGGTGCCTCCGGCGTCCAGGTGGGGATGACGAACACGCGAAACACGCCGGTCGAGGCGCTGGAGGCGGCGTACCCGCTGCGGGTCGCCGAGTACTCGCTGCGCTCCGACACGGGAGGCTCCGGCCGCCATCGCGGCGGTGACGGACTCGTCCGTGAGATCGTCGTCGAGACCGACGCCACCGTCTCGCTCCTGACCGATCGCCGCCAGACGCCGCCAGCGGGACGAGCCGGCGGCACAGACGGGACCGTCGGCGAGAACTTCGTCGACGGCGAGGCCGTTGCCTCGAAGCACACCCGCGCGGTCGAGGCCGGCACCACCGTCAGAGTCGAGACGCCGGGCGGTGGCGGCTACGGCGATCCCGACGGCGCGTGA